In one Juglans regia cultivar Chandler chromosome 11, Walnut 2.0, whole genome shotgun sequence genomic region, the following are encoded:
- the LOC109008238 gene encoding OVARIAN TUMOR DOMAIN-containing deubiquitinating enzyme 5: MDDYQEIEDKTSETISDNASQKKQETRDDMLSRHRKEISQLQNKEIELKKAAAKGSKAEQKAKKKQVEEEISQLSAKLKEKHAAELASLGYSSSDGEGKSNIVNLVKAIAGVSVASQPDQSKPSKSAKRRGKRAQQEAEREQRIQEEQSSIVSDRMIEDEKLERKLEPLGLTVNEIKPDGHCLYRAVEDQLALLSGGLSPYTYQELREMVASYMRKHASDFFPFFLSDNAIEGDSDNSLAERFENYCKEVESTAVWGGQLELGALTHCLRKHIMIYSGSFPDVEMGKEYVSDGVGVNGSSDSSIMLSYHRHAFGLGEHYNSVIPI; this comes from the exons ATGGATGATTATCAAGAAATAGAGGACAAAACATCAGAAACAATATCTGATAATGCATCACAAAAGAAACAGGAAACTCGTGATGATATGCTTTCCAGGCATAG GAAAGAGATATCGCAGCTGCAGAACAAGGAAATTGAACTGAAAAAGGCAGCAGCCAAAGGTAGCAAGGCTGAACAGAAAGCTAAGAAGAAACAGGTGGAGGAAGAGATCTCTCAACTTTCTGCTAAACTTAAAGAAAAACATGCTGCAGAACTTGCTTCATTAGGCTATAGCAGTAGTGATGGAGAGGGAAAAAGCAATATTGTCAATTTGGTGAAAGCCATTGCTGGGGTTTCTGTTGCCAGTCAACCTGACCAATCAAAGCCTAGCAAGAGTGCAAAGAGACGAGGAAAAAGAGCTCAGCAAGAAGCAGAAAGAGAGCAAAGAATTCAAGAGGAGCAGAGTAGCATTGTAAGTGATCGAATGATTGAAGATGAGAAACTGGAAAGAAAGCTTGAACCCCTTGGTTTGACTGTAAATGAAATAAAGCCGGATGGTCACTGTCTCTACCGAGCTGTTGAGGACCAGTTAGCTCTTCTATCTGGTGGTTTATCTCCATATACGTACCAAGAGCTTCGAGAAATGGTGGCTTCTTATATGAGGAAACATGCATCtgatttctttccatttttcctCTCAGATAATGCGATAGAAGGAGATTCTGATAATTCTCTGGCAGAGAGATTTGAGAATTACTGCAAAGAAGTGGAGTCAACAGCAGTGTGGGGAGGACAACTAGAGCTCGGTGCTTTAACTCACTGCCTTAGAAAACATATCATGATATACTCGGGGTCATTCCCTGATGTAGAGATGGGGAAGGAGTACGTATCAGATGGTGTTGGTGTGAATGGTTCATCAGATTCAAGTATCATGCTATCATACCATAGGCATGCATTTGGCCTGGGGGAGCACTATAATTCTGTGATACCAATTTGA
- the LOC109008239 gene encoding monothiol glutaredoxin-S1-like has translation METVRRLVGEYPVVIFSNRSSSCLSLTVKSVIGSFGANPKVYELDQVPDGPQIQRALQQLGCQENVPAVFIGQRLIGGSKEVNSLLLRNELEPLLREARAIWV, from the coding sequence ATGGAGACCGTAAGGAGGTTGGTGGGTGAGTACCCAGTGGTGATCTTCAGCAATAGGAGCTCTTCTTGCCTGAGCTTGACCGTCAAGTCAGTAATAGGTAGCTTTGGAGCAAACCCTAAAGTTTACGAGCTGGATCAGGTACCAGATGGCCCGCAAATTCAGAGGGCGCTGCAGCAGCTAGGATGTCAAGAAAACGTACCAGCTGTGTTCATAGGGCAGAGGTTAATTGGTGGTAGCAAAGAGGTCAACAGTCTACTTCTTAGGAATGAGCTGGAGCCATTACTCAGAGAGGCCAGAGCGATATGGGTCTGA